Proteins encoded by one window of Chaetodon trifascialis isolate fChaTrf1 chromosome 15, fChaTrf1.hap1, whole genome shotgun sequence:
- the LOC139343855 gene encoding splicing factor U2AF 65 kDa subunit-like isoform X1 translates to MSDFEEFEKQLSENRQERERERHKKRSRSGSPGRGDKHRSWSKDRGSRSREKRSRSRDRKSRDRRSSSRDHKKHSHSPRRTRKKRTCKYWDVPPPGFEHITPMQYKAMQAAGQIPTIALLATSTTTGVAAAPTQVPIVGSQMTRQARRLYVGNIPFGVTEESMAEFFNAQMRLAGLSQAPSNPVLAVQINQDKNFAFLEFRSVDETTQAMAFDGIIFQGQSLKIRRPHDYRPLPGISEQPAFHVPGVVSTVVPDSPHKLFIGGLPNYLNDDQVKELLTSFGPLKAFNLVKDSATSLSKGYAFCEYVDVSATDQAVAGLNGMQLGDKKLIVQRASVGAKNANPTSIIETPVTLQVPGLQRLQNSGMPTEVLCLLNMVMPEELVDDEDYEEILEDIREECCKYGSVRSIEIPRPVDGVEVPGCGKIFVEYVSAADCQKAMQALTGRKFANRVVVTKYYDPDMYHRHEF, encoded by the exons ATGTCGGATTTCGAGGAATTTGAGAAACAGCTGAGCGAGAATCGACAAG agagagaaagagaaaggcacAAAAAGAGGAGTCGCAGTGGATCTCCGGGCCGAGGCGACAAACACCGCAGCTGGAGCAAAGACCGAGGGAGCCGCAGCCGAGAGAAGCGAAGCCGCAGCCGAGACCGGAAGAGCCGGGACCGCCGGAGCTCCTCCCGGGACCACAAGAAGCACAG TCACTCTCCGAGGCGAACGAGGAAGAAAAGGACCTGCAAATACTGGGATGTGCCTCCTCCGGGCTTTGAACACATCACACCAATGCAATACAAAGCTATGCAAG CGGCCGGTCAGATACCAACAATCGCTCTGCTGGCGACGTCCACCACGACCGGAGTGGCTGCGGCGCCGACACAAGTGCCCATAGTCGGCAGTCAGATGACCAGACAAGCCAGACGCCTCTATGTTGGAAATATTCCCTTTGGAGTGACTGAG gaGTCTATGGCTGAGTTCTTCAACGCTCAGATGCGGCTCGCAGGTCTTTCGCAAGCCCCGAGCAACCCTGTGCTCGCTGTGCAGATAAATCAGGACAAAAACTTTGCTTTCCTCGAG TTTCGGTCCGTCGACGAGACGACTCAGGCCATGGCCTTCGACGGGATCATCTTCCAGGGTCAGTCGCTGAAGATCAGGAGACCTCACGACTACCGGCCTTTACCTGGTATCTCAGAGCAGCCTGCTTTCCACGTCCCGG GTGTCGTCTCCACCGTCGTCCCAGATTCCCCCCATAAACTGTTTATCGGAGGCCTGCCGAACTACCTGAACGATGACCAG GTAAAGGAACTATTGACGTCATTTGGACCTCTCAAAGCGTTCAATCTAGTGAAGGACAGTGCAACGTCACTGTCTAAAGGTTACGCCTTTTGCGAATACGTAGACGTCAGCGCCACTGATCAG GCAGTTGCTGGACTCAATGGGATGCAACTGGGCGACAAAAAGCTGATCGTCCAAAGGGCGAGCGTGGGAGCTAAAAATGCTAATCCT ACCTCCATCATAGAGACCCCGGTGACGCTGCAGGTCCCTGGACTTCAGAGGCTGCAGAACTCCGGCATGCCCACGGAGGTGCTGTGCCTCCTCAACATGGTGATGCCCGAGGAACTGGTGGACGACGAAGACTACGAGGAGATCCTGGAAGACATCCGCGAGGAGTGCTGCAAGTACGGCAGCGTCCGCTCCATCGAGATCCCCCGACCTGTCGATGGCGTGGAAGTCCCCGGCTGCGGAAag ATCTTTGTGGAATACGTTTCGGCCGCAGACTGTCAGAAAGCCATGCAAGCTCTCACCGGCCGTAAGTTTGCCAACAGAGTGGTGGTCACCAAATACTACGATCCAGACATGTATCACAGACACGAGTTTTAA
- the LOC139343855 gene encoding splicing factor U2AF 65 kDa subunit-like isoform X2: MSDFEEFEKQLSENRQERERERHKKRSRSGSPGRGDKHRSWSKDRGSRSREKRSRSRDRKSRDRRSSSRDHKKHSHSPRRTRKKRTCKYWDVPPPGFEHITPMQYKAMQAAGQIPTIALLATSTTTGVAAAPTQVPIVGSQMTRQARRLYVGNIPFGVTEESMAEFFNAQMRLAGLSQAPSNPVLAVQINQDKNFAFLEFRSVDETTQAMAFDGIIFQGQSLKIRRPHDYRPLPGVVSTVVPDSPHKLFIGGLPNYLNDDQVKELLTSFGPLKAFNLVKDSATSLSKGYAFCEYVDVSATDQAVAGLNGMQLGDKKLIVQRASVGAKNANPTSIIETPVTLQVPGLQRLQNSGMPTEVLCLLNMVMPEELVDDEDYEEILEDIREECCKYGSVRSIEIPRPVDGVEVPGCGKIFVEYVSAADCQKAMQALTGRKFANRVVVTKYYDPDMYHRHEF, translated from the exons ATGTCGGATTTCGAGGAATTTGAGAAACAGCTGAGCGAGAATCGACAAG agagagaaagagaaaggcacAAAAAGAGGAGTCGCAGTGGATCTCCGGGCCGAGGCGACAAACACCGCAGCTGGAGCAAAGACCGAGGGAGCCGCAGCCGAGAGAAGCGAAGCCGCAGCCGAGACCGGAAGAGCCGGGACCGCCGGAGCTCCTCCCGGGACCACAAGAAGCACAG TCACTCTCCGAGGCGAACGAGGAAGAAAAGGACCTGCAAATACTGGGATGTGCCTCCTCCGGGCTTTGAACACATCACACCAATGCAATACAAAGCTATGCAAG CGGCCGGTCAGATACCAACAATCGCTCTGCTGGCGACGTCCACCACGACCGGAGTGGCTGCGGCGCCGACACAAGTGCCCATAGTCGGCAGTCAGATGACCAGACAAGCCAGACGCCTCTATGTTGGAAATATTCCCTTTGGAGTGACTGAG gaGTCTATGGCTGAGTTCTTCAACGCTCAGATGCGGCTCGCAGGTCTTTCGCAAGCCCCGAGCAACCCTGTGCTCGCTGTGCAGATAAATCAGGACAAAAACTTTGCTTTCCTCGAG TTTCGGTCCGTCGACGAGACGACTCAGGCCATGGCCTTCGACGGGATCATCTTCCAGGGTCAGTCGCTGAAGATCAGGAGACCTCACGACTACCGGCCTTTACCTG GTGTCGTCTCCACCGTCGTCCCAGATTCCCCCCATAAACTGTTTATCGGAGGCCTGCCGAACTACCTGAACGATGACCAG GTAAAGGAACTATTGACGTCATTTGGACCTCTCAAAGCGTTCAATCTAGTGAAGGACAGTGCAACGTCACTGTCTAAAGGTTACGCCTTTTGCGAATACGTAGACGTCAGCGCCACTGATCAG GCAGTTGCTGGACTCAATGGGATGCAACTGGGCGACAAAAAGCTGATCGTCCAAAGGGCGAGCGTGGGAGCTAAAAATGCTAATCCT ACCTCCATCATAGAGACCCCGGTGACGCTGCAGGTCCCTGGACTTCAGAGGCTGCAGAACTCCGGCATGCCCACGGAGGTGCTGTGCCTCCTCAACATGGTGATGCCCGAGGAACTGGTGGACGACGAAGACTACGAGGAGATCCTGGAAGACATCCGCGAGGAGTGCTGCAAGTACGGCAGCGTCCGCTCCATCGAGATCCCCCGACCTGTCGATGGCGTGGAAGTCCCCGGCTGCGGAAag ATCTTTGTGGAATACGTTTCGGCCGCAGACTGTCAGAAAGCCATGCAAGCTCTCACCGGCCGTAAGTTTGCCAACAGAGTGGTGGTCACCAAATACTACGATCCAGACATGTATCACAGACACGAGTTTTAA